From the genome of Lentilactobacillus buchneri, one region includes:
- a CDS encoding ABC transporter ATP-binding protein, whose product MQAQSKNNTKFNFKTFIGLINRIHPRYWQLLLGFFLGVVATAMQLMVPGIAKGIINSIGHSMDVGLIVAVILLFVFSTIIGAFSGSILGFFGEDVVYKLRTTLWDKILTLPVGYFDQTKSGEITSRLVNDSTQVKELLANSVPKTATSILQLVGALVLMLIMDWRMTIIMFIAVPLVLICLLPIVRQSHKVARARQDALADLNGKAGEMLGEVRLVKSSTAENLERTAGDKRMYRLYRIGLKEAIYDSIAGPVMGMVMMAMVLGILGYGAIRVREGAIDIGTLFSFLMYLVQMISPFAVLGQFMSDVAKASGSTTRIQALLQTHEEDHLTGTDLDIGDQTLQMNHVSFSYDQHHPILSDVSFTAEPNSVIAFAGPSGGGKSTIFSLIERFYEPNEGSITIGNTNITDIQLADWRQQIGLVGQDAAIMSGTIRYNLTYGLPGHFSDDQLWHVLEMAYATQFVQKMPQGLDTEVGERGVKVSGGQRQRLAIARAFLRNPKILMLDEATASLDSESEMMVQKALDQLMANRTTLVIAHRLSTITNADEIYFIENGKVTGQGTHQQLVKTTPLYREYVNNQSATRPG is encoded by the coding sequence ATGCAAGCTCAGTCCAAGAACAATACCAAGTTTAACTTTAAAACATTTATAGGCCTAATCAACCGAATTCACCCCCGTTACTGGCAACTGCTGCTTGGTTTTTTTCTAGGGGTTGTCGCAACGGCGATGCAATTGATGGTTCCCGGCATCGCCAAGGGGATCATCAACTCAATCGGTCATTCAATGGATGTCGGCCTAATTGTTGCCGTCATTTTACTATTCGTTTTCAGTACCATTATCGGAGCCTTTTCCGGTAGTATTTTAGGCTTCTTCGGTGAAGACGTCGTCTATAAGCTGCGAACGACGCTGTGGGATAAGATTTTAACCCTGCCGGTGGGTTATTTTGACCAAACCAAATCTGGCGAAATAACCTCCAGGTTGGTTAATGATTCCACACAGGTCAAGGAACTGCTGGCCAATTCGGTTCCCAAAACCGCAACTTCGATTCTGCAATTGGTTGGCGCATTGGTCTTAATGCTCATCATGGACTGGCGGATGACTATCATTATGTTTATCGCCGTTCCACTCGTCTTGATCTGCCTGCTGCCAATTGTCCGCCAATCCCACAAAGTTGCCAGAGCGAGACAGGACGCACTGGCAGATCTCAATGGTAAAGCTGGCGAAATGCTGGGCGAAGTCCGTCTGGTTAAATCGTCTACGGCGGAAAACTTAGAACGAACAGCCGGCGACAAACGGATGTATCGACTTTATCGCATCGGACTAAAAGAAGCGATCTATGATTCGATTGCCGGACCTGTCATGGGCATGGTCATGATGGCCATGGTCCTGGGAATTCTGGGCTATGGTGCGATCCGGGTTCGGGAAGGTGCCATTGATATTGGGACCTTATTTTCATTTCTGATGTACCTGGTTCAAATGATTAGTCCATTTGCGGTTCTCGGCCAATTCATGTCTGATGTTGCCAAGGCAAGTGGCTCAACCACTCGAATCCAGGCATTATTGCAAACCCATGAAGAAGATCATCTGACTGGAACGGATTTGGATATTGGCGATCAAACACTTCAGATGAACCACGTCAGTTTTTCTTATGATCAGCATCACCCCATTTTATCTGACGTGTCGTTTACGGCAGAACCCAATTCGGTCATTGCCTTTGCCGGTCCATCCGGCGGTGGCAAATCAACCATTTTCAGCTTAATTGAACGCTTTTATGAACCTAACGAGGGCAGCATCACGATCGGCAATACCAATATTACTGATATTCAACTTGCCGATTGGCGCCAGCAAATCGGCCTGGTCGGCCAAGACGCTGCGATCATGTCTGGAACGATTCGTTACAATTTAACCTATGGTTTGCCGGGACATTTTTCCGATGATCAGCTTTGGCATGTCTTGGAAATGGCTTACGCAACGCAATTTGTCCAAAAGATGCCCCAGGGCTTGGACACGGAAGTCGGTGAGCGTGGCGTCAAGGTATCGGGTGGCCAACGTCAACGATTGGCGATTGCCCGGGCCTTCCTGCGTAATCCAAAAATCTTAATGTTGGATGAAGCAACGGCGAGCCTGGATTCCGAGTCCGAAATGATGGTCCAAAAAGCGCTGGACCAATTGATGGCCAATCGAACAACATTGGTGATCGCCCACAGGCTAAGCACAATTACCAACGCCGACGAAATTTATTTCATAGAAAACGGTAAGGTAACGGGCCAGGGAACCCACCAGCAGTTGGTGAAAACAACTCCTTTGTATAGGGAGTATGTGAACAATCAGAGCGCGACAAGACCCGGTTAG
- a CDS encoding glycosyltransferase: MRHELGDECGLDILYCGDDHMFSGLIISILSLTKHAQEPLNIYILTGQLYNRHQQFQVLTDDHAAFLDQLVKREDVDSGVTKIDITAQFEADLPKANINTLFTPYSMLRLYSDLVPQFSDRILYLDADVVCRRPFEDFYHQSLAGTDFVGVLDHYGRWFFHHQLRAFDYINSGMLLMNLDMIRQDKLLARCRECCRKWPMIMPDQSAMNKLAKHKAFAPEKYNEQQDVQSDTVFQHFSTRWKLWPIVHTVSVKPWEVDKVHQQLHLHEYDDILAEYQEIMAELDAEGELKTE, encoded by the coding sequence ATGAGACACGAATTGGGGGATGAATGCGGTTTGGATATTTTATACTGTGGAGATGACCACATGTTTTCGGGGTTGATTATTTCAATCCTCTCACTGACAAAACACGCGCAAGAACCACTCAACATCTACATTTTAACTGGACAATTGTATAATCGTCATCAGCAATTTCAAGTGCTGACTGACGATCACGCAGCCTTTTTGGATCAACTGGTGAAGCGGGAAGATGTCGATAGCGGCGTTACCAAAATTGACATTACCGCTCAGTTTGAGGCGGATTTGCCCAAGGCTAACATCAACACGTTATTCACGCCCTATAGCATGTTGCGGCTGTATAGTGATTTGGTGCCGCAATTTTCAGACCGAATTCTGTATTTGGACGCTGACGTTGTGTGTCGCCGGCCGTTTGAAGATTTTTATCATCAATCACTGGCTGGAACTGATTTTGTTGGTGTCTTGGATCATTACGGCCGTTGGTTCTTCCATCATCAACTTAGAGCATTTGATTACATCAACTCGGGGATGCTCCTGATGAATCTGGACATGATCCGCCAAGACAAATTACTGGCCCGCTGCCGGGAATGCTGCCGAAAATGGCCGATGATTATGCCGGACCAGTCCGCGATGAATAAGCTGGCCAAGCACAAGGCTTTTGCCCCTGAAAAATACAATGAGCAGCAGGATGTTCAATCTGACACCGTTTTTCAGCATTTCTCCACCCGCTGGAAATTATGGCCGATCGTCCACACGGTTTCGGTCAAGCCTTGGGAAGTTGATAAAGTTCACCAGCAACTTCATTTGCATGAATATGATGATATTTTAGCCGAGTATCAGGAGATTATGGCTGAATTGGATGCTGAAGGGGAATTGAAAACTGAGTGA
- the codA gene encoding cytosine deaminase yields MLIKNVHIENAEETRDVKIEDGKFVKIAASIQPGDGEQVIDATDKLLLPPFVDPHVHLDATQTAGDPEWNQSGTLFDGIRIWSERKKKLTIDDVKTRAKKALKIQVANGIQFVRSHVDVTDPDLTALKALIEVRDEVADQVELQLVAFPQEGILSYPNGKELMIAAADMGADVIGGIPHFEFTRDYGVESLKFLMKVAESKGKLVDVHCDEIDDPASRNLEVLATLALESGMGDKVTASHTTAMGSYNDAYTYKLFRLLKMSHINFIANPLVNTNLGGRFDTYPKRRGMTRVKELSEDGINVAFGEDDIKDPWYPMGNGNMLDPVEMGIHVGHLMGYDDIMNSYQFITTNGAKAMHITGHYGIQVGKPANCIIMNNDNFYNALNERSEILYSIHNGKILVQTEPKQVKNYFED; encoded by the coding sequence ATGCTGATAAAAAATGTCCATATTGAAAACGCTGAAGAAACCAGAGATGTCAAAATTGAGGATGGCAAGTTCGTCAAAATTGCCGCCTCAATTCAACCCGGCGACGGTGAACAGGTGATTGACGCCACCGACAAGCTGTTGTTGCCGCCGTTTGTGGATCCCCATGTTCATTTGGATGCAACCCAAACGGCCGGTGATCCTGAATGGAATCAATCCGGCACCTTATTTGATGGCATTCGAATTTGGAGTGAGCGAAAGAAAAAGCTGACGATTGATGATGTCAAGACGCGAGCAAAAAAAGCTCTTAAGATTCAGGTTGCCAACGGGATTCAATTTGTCCGCAGCCATGTTGACGTGACCGATCCCGATTTGACGGCTTTAAAGGCTTTAATTGAGGTCCGTGACGAGGTTGCCGATCAAGTGGAACTCCAGCTGGTGGCCTTTCCCCAAGAAGGCATTTTATCCTATCCAAATGGCAAGGAATTGATGATTGCCGCTGCCGACATGGGAGCCGACGTGATTGGCGGGATTCCCCACTTTGAATTTACCCGCGACTACGGCGTTGAGTCACTCAAATTCTTGATGAAAGTTGCCGAAAGCAAGGGCAAACTGGTCGACGTTCATTGCGATGAGATTGACGACCCGGCTTCACGAAACCTGGAAGTCTTGGCCACCTTGGCACTTGAAAGCGGCATGGGTGACAAAGTTACCGCCAGCCACACCACTGCCATGGGATCGTATAACGACGCCTATACTTACAAGTTGTTTAGACTCCTGAAAATGTCTCACATCAATTTCATTGCCAATCCGTTAGTGAATACTAACCTTGGCGGCCGCTTTGATACCTACCCAAAGCGGCGGGGGATGACTCGGGTTAAAGAGTTATCTGAGGATGGCATCAACGTTGCCTTTGGTGAAGACGACATCAAGGATCCTTGGTATCCCATGGGCAATGGTAACATGCTCGACCCGGTTGAAATGGGGATTCACGTTGGCCATTTGATGGGGTACGACGATATTATGAATTCCTATCAGTTTATTACGACCAACGGTGCCAAGGCGATGCATATCACTGGCCACTACGGGATCCAGGTCGGTAAACCGGCTAATTGTATCATTATGAATAATGACAATTTCTACAACGCCTTAAATGAACGCTCAGAAATTCTTTACTCCATTCATAATGGTAAGATTCTGGTTCAAACTGAGCCCAAACAAGTCAAAAACTATTTCGAAGATTAA
- a CDS encoding TrkH family potassium uptake protein, translating into MNLKTRLALPQILTLGFLIIILVGTFLLSLPIASKSGHMTGYINAFFTATSATCVTGMTVVNTALHWSVFGKIVILMLVEIGGLGFMTFAVLLFVFMRRKVDLTTRLLTQQSLNLQSFANTSSVVFLVVRISLAIQVLGTALIFIDFYPRYGFAKGLGYSIFHSISAFCNAGFDLYDNSLEQFQTDPYLLFVLTILIISGSLGFLVWKDILFYKEDHHLSLHTKLALTTYLGLIGLSFVVYMLTEGNFGQESHLTMFQRIMNTWFLAVTPRTAGFYTLPVTHITMGGMFFTMILMLIGGTPGSTAGGIKTTTVGILLIRVWSTLRGKRDATFWGRRFSNDNVTRSLSLVFLVAVVLSIATMILTFTETIPKTQGLEYITFDVISAFGTTGFSLGLVAHLSVVGKLIFAALMFMGRVGIFTVMYSLLNSKRPEDAFRYPEENVMIG; encoded by the coding sequence TTGAACTTAAAAACCAGGTTGGCACTCCCGCAGATTTTAACATTGGGATTTCTCATCATCATTCTGGTGGGAACTTTTCTGCTATCGCTGCCAATTGCCAGCAAATCCGGTCACATGACCGGCTACATTAACGCTTTCTTTACGGCAACTTCGGCCACCTGCGTCACTGGGATGACCGTCGTCAATACCGCGCTTCATTGGAGCGTTTTCGGCAAAATTGTCATCTTGATGCTCGTGGAAATCGGTGGTCTGGGATTCATGACCTTTGCGGTTCTCCTGTTTGTTTTCATGCGCCGAAAAGTTGATCTGACAACCCGGTTGTTGACCCAGCAATCGCTAAACCTGCAGTCATTTGCCAATACCAGTTCGGTTGTGTTTTTGGTGGTCCGGATTTCTTTGGCGATTCAAGTGTTGGGAACGGCACTGATTTTTATCGATTTTTATCCCCGGTACGGGTTTGCCAAAGGCTTGGGTTACAGCATTTTTCATTCAATCAGCGCCTTTTGTAACGCCGGGTTTGACTTGTACGATAACAGTTTGGAACAATTTCAGACCGATCCATACCTGCTCTTTGTCTTGACGATTTTGATTATTTCGGGCTCACTGGGCTTTCTAGTCTGGAAGGATATCCTTTTCTACAAAGAAGATCATCATTTAAGTCTACATACCAAATTAGCGTTGACGACTTATCTGGGACTGATCGGTCTCAGTTTTGTGGTGTATATGCTGACGGAAGGCAACTTCGGCCAGGAAAGTCATTTGACCATGTTCCAGCGAATCATGAATACCTGGTTTTTGGCGGTCACTCCGCGAACGGCCGGCTTTTACACCTTGCCGGTCACCCATATCACAATGGGTGGGATGTTCTTTACCATGATTTTGATGCTGATTGGCGGAACCCCCGGATCAACTGCCGGTGGTATCAAAACAACCACGGTCGGCATCCTGCTGATCAGAGTGTGGTCAACACTACGCGGCAAACGGGACGCAACTTTTTGGGGCCGACGGTTCAGTAACGACAACGTTACCCGTTCATTGTCACTGGTCTTCTTGGTGGCAGTGGTCTTGTCGATAGCAACGATGATTCTAACATTTACGGAAACGATCCCGAAAACTCAGGGATTGGAATACATCACATTTGACGTCATCTCGGCATTCGGTACCACCGGCTTTAGCCTGGGCCTGGTGGCGCACCTGAGTGTCGTCGGTAAATTAATTTTTGCGGCGCTGATGTTCATGGGCAGAGTGGGTATCTTTACGGTAATGTATTCACTGCTCAACTCAAAGCGCCCGGAAGATGCTTTCCGGTATCCGGAGGAGAATGTGATGATTGGGTAA
- a CDS encoding potassium channel family protein, with amino-acid sequence MKQNYAVIGLGLFGSSIVNTLLEHDQEVLVIDKSEARVNEFRDRATEAIVADTQNELALNQLGIGNFDNVFVAIGTDLEASIMTTMICEELGVKNLICKAENARHAKVLEKLGADEVIQPERDMGQRIALHVMEPKILNDLKLKGELSVIEFELTNPKLFNKTLKELNLTNRYKISVIALSHADENGAIIPNQSTITKPGDIVTIIGTEKDVEAFEAVATA; translated from the coding sequence ATGAAACAAAACTACGCAGTCATCGGCCTAGGCCTCTTCGGTTCCAGTATCGTCAACACCTTGCTGGAACACGACCAGGAGGTTCTGGTCATTGATAAAAGTGAAGCTCGGGTCAACGAATTTCGTGACCGGGCAACCGAAGCAATCGTAGCCGATACGCAAAATGAGTTAGCCTTAAACCAACTGGGCATCGGGAACTTTGACAACGTCTTTGTCGCCATTGGAACCGATCTGGAAGCCAGTATCATGACCACCATGATTTGTGAAGAATTAGGCGTGAAGAACCTGATCTGTAAGGCTGAAAATGCCCGCCATGCAAAAGTCCTGGAAAAATTAGGTGCTGATGAAGTCATCCAGCCGGAACGAGACATGGGTCAGCGGATTGCCCTGCACGTCATGGAGCCTAAGATTCTCAATGATTTGAAGCTAAAGGGTGAATTGTCGGTGATTGAATTTGAACTGACCAATCCAAAACTCTTTAACAAGACGCTCAAGGAACTCAACTTAACCAATCGCTACAAAATTTCTGTCATCGCCCTTTCCCACGCGGACGAGAACGGTGCAATTATCCCGAATCAATCAACGATTACCAAACCCGGTGACATTGTCACGATTATTGGAACCGAGAAAGATGTCGAAGCATTTGAAGCCGTGGCCACGGCATAA
- the thiD gene encoding bifunctional hydroxymethylpyrimidine kinase/phosphomethylpyrimidine kinase has product MTEQYPQALTIAGSDSDGSAGMQADLHTFFRRHIYGTAVMTAAVAGNSYGIHDSVTLPTSFIDQEFKDLADDYHVRASKTGMLADTELIRTVIKNYQKYDFGPLVVDPVITTKHGNMLLEQSAYQTLRDELIPLATVITPNFFEAQKLAEMDIDTQDDMVTAAQKLKDLGAANIMIKGSHHKPGQKEVSDYVLLESGKSFWLTGDFFDTDRKNGTGDSLSACIAAELARGNDVETAVRIAKKFVDVAIENKIQVGHKFGPINHWAPGYPDPEQSNNS; this is encoded by the coding sequence TTGACAGAACAATATCCACAGGCACTGACAATTGCGGGCTCTGACAGCGATGGCAGTGCCGGCATGCAGGCTGATTTACATACATTTTTTAGACGGCACATCTACGGAACGGCCGTTATGACCGCCGCGGTGGCAGGAAATAGTTACGGGATTCATGATTCGGTAACCCTGCCGACATCTTTTATTGACCAGGAATTTAAAGATTTGGCCGACGATTACCATGTTCGGGCAAGCAAAACCGGGATGCTGGCCGACACAGAGTTGATTCGCACCGTCATCAAGAACTATCAAAAATACGATTTCGGCCCATTGGTGGTTGATCCGGTGATTACCACCAAGCATGGTAACATGCTCTTGGAACAAAGCGCCTACCAGACGCTTCGCGATGAGCTGATCCCGCTGGCAACCGTCATCACTCCCAACTTCTTTGAAGCCCAAAAATTGGCTGAAATGGACATCGACACTCAGGATGACATGGTCACTGCAGCCCAGAAACTAAAGGATCTGGGTGCCGCCAACATCATGATCAAAGGCAGCCACCACAAACCCGGCCAAAAAGAAGTGTCCGATTATGTCCTCCTCGAATCCGGGAAAAGTTTCTGGCTGACTGGTGACTTCTTCGATACTGACCGTAAAAACGGGACCGGCGACAGTTTGTCCGCATGTATCGCTGCCGAATTAGCCCGTGGTAACGACGTCGAAACTGCTGTTCGCATTGCTAAAAAGTTTGTTGACGTGGCAATTGAAAATAAGATCCAAGTTGGCCACAAATTTGGGCCGATTAACCACTGGGCACCGGGATATCCCGATCCTGAACAATCAAACAATTCCTAA
- a CDS encoding aldo/keto reductase family protein has product MKYRNLGKQGLKVSELALGSWMTDVSDSAKQDLADQSLKLAYSKGINFFDCADAYSGGAAEWFLGKALKEFPRKEIVLSSKVYFPTGPGVNDRGLSRKHIMESIDQSLTNLQTDYLDLYFCHRFDPNTPLAETLTALSDLVDQGKILYYGVSEWRPIQILEAQLVIQKLGLHPMSVVQPQYNMFDRYIEHELMDVCEKLGLGIVPFSPLSQGLLTGKYRKGHKIPAGSRATYQDQIQALLTDDNLDKVEELIKMANELDTDLATFALAWTMRDPRISSLITGASKPSQLENNLKAVDLEIPEEYFGRIDKLFGFKKFERHIG; this is encoded by the coding sequence ATGAAATACCGCAATTTAGGTAAACAAGGCCTCAAAGTCAGTGAATTGGCTTTAGGCAGCTGGATGACCGACGTGAGTGATTCAGCCAAGCAGGATTTGGCCGATCAGAGTTTGAAACTGGCTTATAGCAAAGGCATCAACTTTTTTGATTGCGCTGACGCATACAGTGGTGGGGCAGCCGAATGGTTTTTAGGCAAGGCACTCAAAGAATTTCCACGAAAAGAAATCGTTCTTTCAAGTAAGGTTTACTTTCCGACAGGTCCCGGAGTCAACGACCGTGGGCTTTCGCGCAAACATATTATGGAATCGATTGATCAGTCGTTGACGAATCTCCAGACTGATTACCTGGATCTGTACTTCTGCCACCGATTTGATCCCAACACACCATTGGCAGAAACTTTAACTGCTTTGAGTGATCTCGTCGACCAAGGCAAGATTCTCTATTACGGTGTCAGTGAGTGGCGCCCAATACAAATTTTGGAAGCACAATTAGTGATTCAAAAGTTGGGCTTGCACCCGATGTCTGTGGTTCAGCCGCAATATAACATGTTTGATCGCTACATTGAGCATGAACTGATGGATGTCTGCGAAAAACTTGGCTTGGGGATCGTCCCATTTTCGCCGCTTTCCCAAGGGTTGCTGACTGGCAAGTATCGTAAGGGCCACAAGATTCCAGCCGGATCACGAGCAACTTATCAAGATCAAATCCAAGCGCTGTTAACGGATGACAATTTAGATAAGGTTGAAGAACTGATTAAGATGGCAAATGAGTTGGACACTGATTTGGCGACCTTCGCTTTAGCTTGGACAATGCGTGATCCACGAATCAGTAGCTTGATTACTGGTGCCAGCAAGCCCAGCCAACTTGAAAATAATTTGAAGGCGGTTGATTTGGAAATCCCAGAAGAATACTTTGGCCGAATCGACAAGTTATTTGGATTCAAAAAGTTTGAAAGACATATTGGGTAA
- a CDS encoding cation:proton antiporter yields the protein MDMVLLLTIILAAVVFANILARHVSFIPLPFFLILLGILLAVLPVYRNFHLDPSTFALAIIAPMLFNEAQNSSRFWIGRSITNILSLAVGLVLVTVLVVGSGLHAVMTILPLTLCFALLAIVTPTDASAVNSIFEANPIAEEQAGILQHESLFNDAAGIVLFDLSLTAFVSGTFSLKLAVAMFLWEFLGGLLFGSLIGVAIVSARLFLIRYNDDTPIIMVLIQLMSPFLVYLLAEKLALSGILAVVAAGLVQGSERDKLRLTSSRMQLVTSNVWEVVSGALSGIVFVLLGLSLPEVIQALHQSPNPDLNILKLILIGIGVYAVKGTLRLVWSRYMLKRRVKSNHEWRDSLVMALSGANGTITLSLAFSMPNTVNGQPFEFRGIMIFVAAVVILTSLIMPTIFVPIILPSQDRQQPRYRWVKRMIQAAISDLLKEKEHPAEAQVVIDSLQQQLVLDSTPNFHLRRQLMSESHQVELKTVQKMFDDGKISQDELTYYTKFLNLNNFSADEKIWKNVLLRIRFSLHVGRLYKDLNRAQEAFLTAPVALEEVYWREQFEKHGENILPIEEAGFNAVMDFLKTKQGENGVETNMVKRFYRTRHRRINGQDVDMDIVYQMFMRAFHSEYELIQNSLTTGKIDAALAEKLQTRISTDEMTYLQNMELFRD from the coding sequence ATGGACATGGTACTACTACTGACCATCATTTTGGCTGCGGTCGTATTTGCTAATATTCTCGCGCGACACGTCTCGTTTATTCCGCTGCCATTTTTCCTGATTTTGCTGGGGATTCTGCTGGCGGTTCTGCCGGTATACCGCAATTTCCATTTGGACCCGTCGACGTTTGCCTTGGCAATTATCGCGCCGATGCTGTTTAATGAGGCTCAAAACAGTTCACGGTTTTGGATTGGCCGGTCGATCACCAACATTTTGTCGCTGGCAGTTGGGCTGGTACTGGTCACCGTTTTGGTGGTCGGCTCAGGCCTACACGCCGTCATGACCATCCTGCCGCTAACGCTATGCTTTGCATTGCTGGCGATTGTCACGCCAACTGATGCTTCAGCGGTTAATTCGATTTTTGAGGCCAATCCGATTGCTGAAGAGCAGGCAGGGATCTTGCAGCACGAGTCGCTGTTTAACGACGCGGCCGGCATTGTGCTGTTTGACTTGTCGCTGACTGCCTTTGTCTCGGGGACCTTTTCGTTAAAACTGGCCGTTGCGATGTTTCTCTGGGAATTTTTAGGCGGCTTGTTATTTGGGAGCCTGATCGGAGTTGCGATTGTCAGTGCCCGGCTGTTTTTGATTCGTTATAACGACGATACGCCGATTATCATGGTGTTGATCCAATTGATGTCTCCATTTTTAGTGTATTTGCTGGCAGAAAAATTAGCATTGTCAGGCATCTTGGCGGTTGTCGCCGCCGGGCTGGTTCAGGGATCTGAACGTGACAAATTACGGTTAACTTCATCGCGGATGCAGCTGGTTACCAGCAACGTCTGGGAAGTCGTTTCCGGAGCATTATCCGGGATTGTGTTCGTGCTGCTGGGCCTGTCGTTGCCGGAAGTTATTCAGGCACTTCACCAATCTCCAAATCCTGATCTGAATATTTTGAAGTTAATTCTGATTGGGATTGGCGTTTATGCGGTAAAAGGAACCTTGAGACTGGTTTGGAGCAGATATATGCTCAAGCGTCGTGTTAAATCGAACCATGAGTGGCGTGACAGCCTCGTCATGGCACTTAGCGGAGCGAACGGGACAATTACCCTCTCACTGGCTTTCTCGATGCCTAACACGGTTAATGGCCAGCCGTTTGAGTTCCGGGGCATCATGATTTTTGTCGCTGCGGTGGTTATCTTAACCAGTCTTATTATGCCGACGATTTTTGTTCCAATCATTTTACCGAGTCAAGATCGGCAGCAGCCTCGGTATCGTTGGGTTAAACGGATGATTCAAGCCGCAATTAGTGACCTGCTGAAAGAAAAGGAGCACCCAGCCGAGGCACAGGTGGTCATTGATTCGCTTCAGCAGCAGTTGGTCTTGGACAGCACGCCGAATTTCCATTTGCGTAGGCAGTTGATGAGTGAGAGCCACCAAGTGGAGCTGAAGACCGTTCAGAAGATGTTTGATGACGGTAAAATTTCTCAGGATGAGCTGACGTATTATACAAAATTTTTGAACTTGAATAATTTTTCTGCGGATGAGAAGATTTGGAAAAATGTCTTATTGAGAATTAGGTTTAGTCTGCATGTTGGTAGACTGTATAAGGATCTGAACCGTGCTCAAGAGGCGTTTTTAACCGCTCCAGTGGCTTTGGAAGAAGTCTATTGGCGCGAGCAATTTGAAAAGCATGGTGAAAATATCCTCCCAATTGAGGAAGCCGGATTTAACGCGGTCATGGACTTTTTGAAGACCAAGCAGGGCGAAAATGGTGTCGAGACCAACATGGTCAAGCGATTCTATCGAACCAGGCATCGGCGAATTAATGGCCAGGATGTTGATATGGACATTGTCTACCAGATGTTCATGCGGGCGTTCCATAGCGAGTATGAGCTGATTCAAAACTCTTTGACGACCGGAAAAATTGATGCCGCTTTGGCAGAAAAGCTGCAAACGCGGATTTCGACTGATGAGATGACTTATTTGCAGAATATGGAGTTGTTCAGGGATTAG
- a CDS encoding NAD(P)H-dependent oxidoreductase, producing the protein MKTLILISHPQFEDSGTQQFLKTSFYSLDDVKYQVIDELYTATGTIDIEKEQNALRDFDRIVFQFPMYWYSSPASLKRFMDDVFTRNYIVAKRSLKTKELGIVVSLGDAEADFQAGGPEQFTVSELLRPFQAFANKAGMTYLKPFVVNQFGYLDPAQKEKLLVDYLEYLSAEMPLSLANREQWLVARLQDTKSDKSADLQQAIDLVINSIEDQQNNVESLKQDVKMIRDQEE; encoded by the coding sequence ATGAAAACATTGATCTTAATTTCCCATCCTCAATTTGAGGATTCGGGAACGCAACAATTTCTTAAAACCAGCTTTTATTCCCTGGACGACGTGAAATACCAGGTGATTGATGAATTATATACAGCAACCGGGACAATCGACATCGAGAAGGAACAAAATGCACTGCGGGATTTTGACCGGATTGTTTTTCAATTTCCAATGTACTGGTACTCATCCCCGGCGAGCTTAAAACGATTCATGGACGATGTTTTCACCAGAAACTATATCGTTGCCAAACGATCCTTAAAGACGAAAGAATTGGGAATCGTCGTCTCATTGGGGGATGCCGAGGCCGACTTCCAAGCCGGGGGCCCGGAGCAGTTTACCGTTTCCGAACTGCTGCGCCCATTTCAGGCGTTTGCTAATAAAGCAGGGATGACCTACCTAAAGCCGTTTGTTGTTAATCAATTTGGTTATTTGGATCCGGCCCAAAAAGAGAAGTTGCTGGTCGACTATCTGGAATACTTGAGTGCCGAGATGCCGTTGAGTTTGGCCAACCGCGAACAGTGGCTGGTCGCTCGGCTGCAGGATACCAAATCAGATAAGTCAGCGGACCTTCAGCAGGCCATTGATTTGGTGATCAACTCCATTGAAGACCAACAAAATAATGTTGAAAGTTTAAAACAAGACGTGAAAATGATTCGCGATCAGGAGGAATAG